A genomic window from Pseudogulbenkiania sp. MAI-1 includes:
- a CDS encoding TrbI/VirB10 family protein, with amino-acid sequence MSQNDTPDMPIPDPAPKVAPENVALRAQPRPVTRLNRRTLAILAGGLAVAVLGATMWSLQPRKRSAGEQAELYNVDRVSRSEGLDQLPTDYSKLPRALPPQVPELGPPLPGDLGPAIVKSQQPVTPTYTPPGHAPANAEHDAQRKEAEAAAGASVFFRSSNQRAAAAPTQVAAASPASGLAGFDPMAAGPASTAAQPADPTAVQNRQDQKEAFLKAGTTETRNSGNLKMPTSPYQVMAGTVIAGALVTGIKSDLPGDVIATVTEPVYDTATGKFVLIPQGSRILGRYNSQVSYGQSRAQVVWNRIILPDTFSLTLDNLAGADPAGNSGLEDGVDWHWDRIFAGAALTTLLGVGAELAAPENRQNGDRVINAGRNSLQDSVNQVGQEMTRRNLNIQPTLTERPGLPVRIIVNRDLVLRPYQPLFFNRGTSR; translated from the coding sequence ATGAGCCAGAACGATACCCCTGACATGCCCATTCCCGACCCCGCCCCAAAGGTCGCGCCAGAGAACGTGGCGTTGCGAGCCCAGCCGCGTCCGGTGACACGCTTGAACCGGCGCACATTGGCGATCCTGGCCGGTGGCCTCGCCGTAGCCGTGTTGGGCGCGACCATGTGGTCGCTGCAACCGCGCAAGCGCAGTGCAGGCGAACAGGCCGAGCTTTACAACGTGGATCGCGTTTCGCGCTCGGAAGGACTTGACCAGCTTCCGACCGATTACTCCAAGCTGCCGCGGGCTTTGCCTCCACAAGTCCCCGAGCTAGGGCCGCCGCTGCCGGGCGACTTGGGACCTGCCATCGTGAAATCGCAGCAGCCAGTAACACCCACCTACACGCCGCCTGGCCACGCTCCGGCGAATGCCGAGCACGACGCACAGCGCAAGGAGGCGGAAGCGGCGGCAGGAGCATCGGTATTCTTCCGTTCCAGCAACCAGCGCGCTGCTGCCGCGCCGACGCAGGTGGCTGCAGCCAGTCCTGCGTCTGGCCTTGCGGGCTTTGATCCGATGGCCGCAGGACCAGCCTCGACGGCAGCACAGCCGGCCGATCCGACCGCCGTGCAGAACCGGCAGGACCAGAAAGAGGCGTTCCTGAAAGCCGGAACTACGGAAACCCGCAATTCCGGGAACCTGAAAATGCCAACTTCGCCGTACCAGGTGATGGCAGGGACGGTGATCGCGGGCGCGCTGGTTACGGGCATCAAGTCCGATCTGCCGGGCGACGTGATCGCCACGGTGACAGAGCCGGTCTATGACACGGCCACGGGTAAGTTTGTACTGATCCCACAGGGTTCACGCATCCTCGGCCGCTACAACAGCCAGGTGAGCTACGGGCAAAGCCGGGCACAGGTGGTATGGAACCGAATCATTCTGCCCGACACGTTTTCGCTGACGCTGGACAACCTGGCTGGTGCCGACCCGGCCGGCAACTCTGGACTGGAGGATGGCGTTGATTGGCATTGGGATCGCATCTTCGCCGGTGCTGCGCTGACGACGCTGCTGGGCGTCGGTGCCGAGCTGGCCGCGCCGGAGAACCGTCAGAACGGCGATCGCGTCATCAACGCCGGGCGCAATAGCTTGCAGGACAGTGTGAACCAGGTCGGCCAAGAGATGACCCGGCGCAACCTCAACATCCAGCCCACGTTGACGGAGCGGCCGGGCCTGCCGGTGCGCATCATCGTTAATCGGGATCTGGTGTTGCGGCCCTATCAGCCGCTGTTCTTTAATCGGGGGACTTCACGATGA
- a CDS encoding DUF2274 domain-containing protein, whose amino-acid sequence MSTTRKLRLGPLPKTESVKLTFACPTSLKADLDRYAALHAQTYGETVDAATLIPHMLEAFMAGDRGFRRGTSPKLVPQKPT is encoded by the coding sequence ATGAGCACTACGCGCAAGCTGCGGCTGGGTCCGCTGCCCAAGACCGAGAGCGTCAAGCTGACCTTCGCGTGTCCGACCAGCCTCAAGGCTGACCTTGACCGCTACGCCGCCTTGCATGCGCAGACGTATGGCGAGACGGTCGATGCGGCGACGCTGATTCCGCACATGCTGGAGGCGTTCATGGCGGGGGATCGAGGATTCAGGAGAGGTACTTCCCCAAAGCTGGTGCCGCAGAAACCAACCTAG
- a CDS encoding ABC transporter ATP-binding protein — protein sequence MMDAVAQLKTAAGAQVEEKPYLQISGIVKKFGDNFAVDHVDLTIRQNEIFALLGSSGCGKSTLLRMLAGMEKPTAGKVILDGQDITALAPYDRPINMMFQNYALFPHMTVEQNIAFGLKQDKLPKKEIAERVLEMLDLVQLRKFASRKPYQLSGGQQQRVALARSLAKRPKLLLLDEPLGALDKKLRQQTQLELVNTLETVGVTCIMVTHDQEEAMTMASRIGIMSEGRLLQVGTPTEIYDYPNCRFTAEFIGETNIFAGQVVVDEPHCVEIESPELGGRIHIDHGITGPKGMQVWASIRPEDVRLDRGEFTPAPNAGRGVIEDIAYLGSYSIYHVRLPSGKIVKSVVPSSRWYEAGEEAPTWGESVNIRWRSDLPVVLTM from the coding sequence ATGATGGATGCTGTCGCGCAGCTCAAGACGGCGGCTGGGGCTCAGGTTGAAGAAAAGCCCTATCTGCAGATATCCGGGATCGTGAAGAAGTTCGGCGACAACTTCGCCGTCGATCATGTCGATCTCACTATCCGCCAGAATGAAATCTTTGCCCTCCTGGGCAGTTCGGGTTGCGGCAAGTCCACACTGTTGCGCATGCTGGCCGGCATGGAAAAGCCGACCGCCGGCAAGGTCATTCTCGATGGCCAGGACATCACCGCCCTCGCGCCGTACGACCGCCCCATCAACATGATGTTCCAGAACTACGCCCTGTTCCCGCACATGACGGTGGAGCAGAACATCGCTTTCGGCCTGAAGCAGGACAAACTGCCGAAGAAGGAGATCGCCGAGCGCGTGCTGGAAATGCTCGATCTGGTGCAGTTGCGCAAGTTCGCCTCGCGTAAGCCCTACCAACTCTCCGGCGGCCAGCAGCAGCGCGTGGCGCTGGCGCGGAGCCTCGCCAAACGCCCCAAGCTCTTGCTGCTGGACGAACCCCTGGGCGCGCTGGACAAGAAGCTGCGCCAGCAGACCCAGCTGGAGCTGGTCAACACCCTGGAAACCGTCGGCGTGACCTGCATCATGGTGACGCACGACCAGGAAGAAGCGATGACCATGGCCAGCCGCATCGGCATCATGAGCGAGGGCAGGCTGCTGCAGGTGGGCACCCCGACCGAAATTTATGATTACCCGAACTGCCGCTTCACCGCCGAATTCATCGGCGAGACCAATATCTTCGCCGGCCAGGTGGTGGTGGACGAGCCTCACTGTGTCGAGATCGAGTCCCCCGAGCTGGGTGGGCGCATCCATATCGACCACGGCATCACCGGACCCAAGGGCATGCAGGTGTGGGCCAGCATCCGTCCCGAGGACGTGCGGCTGGATCGCGGCGAATTCACCCCGGCACCGAACGCGGGGCGCGGCGTGATCGAGGACATCGCCTATCTCGGCAGCTACTCGATCTATCACGTGCGCCTGCCTTCCGGCAAGATCGTCAAGTCGGTGGTGCCGTCGTCGCGCTGGTACGAGGCCGGCGAAGAGGCACCGACCTGGGGCGAGAGCGTGAACATCCGCTGGCGCTCCGACCTGCCTGTCGTCCTGACCATGTAA
- a CDS encoding ABC transporter permease subunit: MAILRSILDRFKPGKGSVISVPYLWLLVFFFVPFLIVLKISFAEQDLAIPPFTQLLQYDGDAGMLHVSLNLANFLFIFTNELYVDTYLSSLEVAFFTTLACLLIGYPIAYAIARSNPASRNVLLMLVMLPFWTSFLLRVYAWMGLLQPNGIINNLLMDLGLISEPLQMFHNLFSLYLVMVYAYLPFMILPLYAHLVKMDVTLLEAANDLGARPMKTFWTITLPLSKNGIIAGSMMVFIPAVGEFVIPELVGGPNVLMIGKVLWNEFFDNNNWPMASAVATIMVLFLIVPIALFHRYETRQLEGKNV, translated from the coding sequence ATGGCTATCCTGCGCTCCATTCTCGACCGGTTCAAACCGGGCAAGGGCTCCGTCATCTCGGTGCCCTACCTGTGGTTGCTGGTGTTCTTCTTCGTGCCGTTCCTGATCGTGCTCAAGATCAGCTTCGCCGAGCAGGACCTGGCGATTCCGCCGTTCACGCAGTTGCTCCAGTACGACGGCGACGCGGGCATGCTGCATGTCTCGCTCAACCTGGCCAATTTCCTGTTCATCTTCACCAACGAGCTGTACGTTGACACCTACCTGTCGTCGTTGGAGGTGGCGTTCTTCACCACGCTGGCGTGCCTGTTGATCGGCTATCCGATCGCCTACGCCATCGCCCGCTCCAACCCGGCCTCGCGCAACGTGCTGCTGATGCTGGTGATGCTGCCGTTCTGGACTTCGTTCCTGCTGCGGGTATACGCCTGGATGGGGCTGTTGCAGCCGAACGGCATCATCAACAACCTGCTGATGGATCTGGGGCTGATCAGCGAGCCATTGCAGATGTTCCACAACCTGTTCTCGCTGTACCTGGTGATGGTGTACGCCTACCTGCCGTTCATGATCCTGCCGCTCTACGCGCACCTGGTGAAGATGGACGTGACCCTGCTGGAAGCCGCCAATGACCTCGGCGCTCGCCCGATGAAGACCTTCTGGACCATCACCCTGCCTTTGTCCAAGAACGGCATCATCGCCGGTTCGATGATGGTGTTCATCCCGGCAGTGGGTGAGTTCGTCATCCCGGAACTGGTGGGCGGGCCGAACGTGCTGATGATCGGCAAGGTGCTGTGGAACGAGTTCTTCGACAACAACAACTGGCCGATGGCCTCGGCCGTCGCCACCATCATGGTGCTGTTCCTGATCGTGCCGATCGCGCTGTTCCACCGCTATGAAACCCGTCAGCTGGAGGGGAAAAATGTATAA
- a CDS encoding ABC transporter permease subunit, with the protein MYNGNPLPKSLKGVLLLGFLFLYIPIVSLIIYSFNASKLVTVWGGFSTRWYVSLVQNEQIISAVTLSIKIALSTAVAAVVLGTIAGFVLARFGRFRGSTLFAGMMTAPMVMPEVITGLSMLLLFISMQQFFGQPSERGFFTIWVGHTTLCMAYVAVVVRSRLIEIDKSLEEAAMDLGARPLKIFFLITLPLVSQAIASGFLLSITLSLDDLVTASFLSGPGSTTLPMVIFSKVRLGLNPEINALAAITVLLVGIFVLIANYLMLSAQRTRMKAVAAAMREPAKPGDAGGAVATAS; encoded by the coding sequence ATGTATAACGGCAATCCGCTTCCCAAGTCGCTCAAAGGGGTGCTGCTGCTGGGTTTCCTGTTCCTCTACATCCCGATCGTCAGCCTCATCATCTACTCGTTCAACGCCTCCAAGCTGGTGACGGTGTGGGGCGGTTTCTCCACGCGCTGGTACGTCTCGCTGGTGCAGAACGAGCAGATCATCTCGGCGGTGACGCTGTCGATCAAGATCGCCTTGTCGACGGCTGTCGCGGCGGTGGTGCTGGGCACCATCGCCGGCTTCGTGTTGGCGCGCTTCGGGCGTTTTCGCGGCAGCACGCTGTTCGCCGGCATGATGACGGCGCCGATGGTGATGCCGGAAGTGATCACCGGCTTGTCGATGCTGCTCTTGTTCATCTCGATGCAGCAGTTCTTCGGCCAGCCGTCTGAACGCGGTTTCTTCACCATCTGGGTCGGCCACACCACGCTGTGCATGGCCTACGTGGCGGTGGTGGTGCGCTCGCGCCTGATCGAGATCGACAAGAGCCTGGAGGAAGCCGCGATGGACCTCGGTGCCCGCCCGCTGAAGATCTTCTTCCTGATCACCCTGCCGCTGGTGTCCCAGGCCATCGCCTCGGGCTTCCTGCTGTCGATCACGCTGTCGCTGGACGACCTGGTGACGGCCTCGTTCCTGTCCGGCCCGGGCTCGACCACGCTGCCGATGGTGATCTTCTCCAAGGTGCGCCTGGGCCTGAACCCGGAGATCAACGCGCTGGCGGCGATCACCGTGCTCTTGGTGGGCATCTTCGTGCTGATTGCCAACTACCTGATGCTCAGCGCCCAGCGCACCCGGATGAAGGCGGTGGCAGCGGCCATGCGCGAACCGGCCAAGCCGGGCGATGCCGGCGGGGCGGTGGCGACGGCGTCCTGA
- the can gene encoding carbonate dehydratase: MAQPLQHLFENNRQWAEKITRNEPGFFENLARQQAPEYLWIGCADSRVPANELINLLPGEVFVHRNVANLIVHSDLNCLSTLQFGVDVLNVKHVIVTGHYGCGGVAAALENKRVGLVDNWLRHIHDIKQKHEERLAALDPSERLDRLCELNVIEQVLNACQTTVVQDAWQRGQELSVHGWVYRLTNGRLHDLNVSISSTEEAIDRYRDALDALSR; encoded by the coding sequence ATGGCCCAACCGCTACAACACCTGTTCGAAAACAACCGCCAGTGGGCGGAAAAGATCACCCGCAACGAGCCCGGCTTCTTCGAGAACCTCGCGCGCCAGCAGGCGCCCGAGTACCTGTGGATCGGCTGCGCGGATAGCCGCGTACCGGCGAACGAGCTGATCAACCTGTTACCGGGCGAGGTGTTCGTCCACCGCAACGTCGCGAACCTGATCGTCCATTCCGACCTGAACTGCCTGTCGACGCTGCAGTTCGGCGTCGACGTGCTGAACGTAAAACACGTGATCGTCACCGGCCACTACGGCTGCGGCGGCGTCGCGGCGGCGCTCGAGAACAAACGCGTCGGCCTGGTCGACAACTGGCTGCGCCACATCCACGACATCAAGCAGAAGCACGAAGAACGCCTCGCGGCGCTCGACCCATCCGAACGGCTCGACCGGCTGTGCGAGCTGAACGTGATCGAGCAGGTGCTCAACGCGTGCCAGACCACCGTGGTGCAGGACGCGTGGCAGCGCGGCCAGGAGCTGTCGGTGCACGGCTGGGTGTACCGGCTGACCAACGGCCGGTTGCACGACCTGAACGTGTCGATCAGCAGCACCGAGGAAGCGATCGACCGCTACCGTGACGCGCTGGACGCGCTCAGCCGCTAA
- a CDS encoding LysE family translocator, whose translation MQEMTSLIGIATALAIGAASPGPSFIMVARTAVSSSRTDGVGAALGMGAGGLVFALAALLGLHGLLLAVPSLYWVLKVVGGLYLAYLGLRIWLGAKQPLVSGVVESDAKTTTAAKSFALGFATQVSNPKTAIVYASVFAAFLPATSSLAFNLGVAGLVFVIEAGWYTMVALALSSHGPRSAYLRYKAWIDRAAGGVMVALGLKLVSSTSRP comes from the coding sequence ATGCAAGAAATGACCTCTCTAATCGGTATTGCAACGGCCCTTGCGATCGGTGCGGCCAGCCCTGGCCCGAGTTTCATCATGGTCGCGCGAACGGCTGTTTCTTCATCCCGGACGGATGGCGTTGGGGCTGCCCTTGGCATGGGGGCTGGCGGTCTGGTTTTTGCCCTTGCCGCCTTGCTGGGACTTCATGGGCTCCTGCTCGCGGTGCCATCGCTATATTGGGTGCTCAAGGTCGTCGGCGGTTTGTACCTGGCGTATTTGGGGCTGCGTATCTGGCTGGGGGCGAAACAGCCGCTCGTCAGTGGCGTCGTCGAGTCTGACGCAAAAACGACGACAGCGGCCAAGTCCTTTGCTTTGGGATTCGCTACGCAAGTGAGCAACCCCAAGACTGCCATCGTGTATGCAAGTGTCTTTGCTGCCTTTCTCCCCGCTACGTCATCACTGGCCTTCAATCTCGGGGTCGCGGGCCTCGTCTTTGTCATTGAGGCCGGGTGGTACACCATGGTTGCCTTGGCTCTTTCCTCGCACGGCCCCCGCAGCGCTTACTTGCGCTACAAGGCCTGGATTGATCGAGCCGCAGGGGGTGTGATGGTGGCTTTGGGGCTGAAGCTGGTTTCGTCCACTAGTCGGCCATGA